The following are encoded in a window of Choloepus didactylus isolate mChoDid1 chromosome 17, mChoDid1.pri, whole genome shotgun sequence genomic DNA:
- the LOC119512429 gene encoding lys-63-specific deubiquitinase BRCC36-like, whose amino-acid sequence MAVQVVQAVQAVHLESDAFLVCLNHALSTEKEEVMGLCIGELNDDPRNGSKFAYTGTEMRTVAEKIDSVKIVHIHSVIILRRSDKRKDRVEISPEQLSAASTEAERLAELTGRPMRVVGWYHSHPHITVWPSHVDVRTQAMYQMMDQGFVGLISSCFIEDKNTKTGRVLYTCFQSIQAQKSSEYERIEIPIHIVPHVTIGKVCLESAVELPKILCQEEQDAYRRIHSLTHLDSVTKIHNGSVFTKNLCSQMSAVSGPLLQWLEDRLEQNQQHLQELQQEKEELMQELSSLE is encoded by the coding sequence ATGGCGGTGCAGGTGGTGCAGGCGGTGCAGGCGGTTCATCTCGAGTCTGACGCTTTCCTGGTTTGTCTCAACCATGCCCTGAGCACAGAAAAGGAGGAGGTGATGGGGCTGTGTATAGGGGAGTTGAATGATGACCCAAGGAATGGCTCAAAATTTGCATATACTGGAACTGAAATGCGCACAGTTGCTGAAAAGATTGACAGTGTGAAAATTGTTCACATTCATTCCGTCATCATCTTGCGACGTTCTGATAAGAGGAAGGACCGAGTGGAAATTTCTCCAGAGCAGCTGTCTGCAGCTTCAACAGAGGCGGAGAGGTTGGCTGAACTAACAGGCCGCCCTATGAGAGTTGTGGGCTGGTATCATTCCCATCCTCATATAACTGTTTGGCCTTCACATGTCGATGTTCGCACACAAGCCATGTACCAGATGATGGATCAAGGCTTTGTAGGActtatttcttcctgtttcatAGAAGATAAAAACACAAAGACTGGCCGGGTACTCTACACTTGCTTCCAATCCATACAGGCCCAAAAGAGCTCAGAGTATGAAAGAATCGAAATCCCAATCCATATTGTACCTCATGTCACCATTGGGAAAGTGTGCCTTGAATCAGCAGTAGAGCTGCCCAAGATCCTGTGCCAGGAGGAGCAGGATGCATATAGGAGGATCCACAGCCTTACACATCTGGACTCAGTAACCAAGATCCATAATGGCTCAGTGTTTACCAAGAATCTGTGCAGTCAGATGTCAGCAGTCAGCGGGCCTCTCCTCCAGTGGTTGGAGGACAGACTGGAGCAAAACCAACAACATTTGCAAGAGTTGCAACAAGAAAAGGAAGAACTTATGCAAGAACTTTCTTCCCTAGAATAA